CACGCCACGATCGCGACGATCGCGATGGACGTGACGACGGTCCCCACCACGATGCGACGCCTTGTCCGAGGACCCGGGGCCTCGTAGAGCGCGTCGCGCATGGATACGCTGCTTGCGGCACTCATCTGAGGATCCTCACTCTCTTGTCGATGGCGTTTCCGGCAAGGCCGATCAGGAACGCGGTGCCGGCGTACAGCACGGCGGAGACCGCAAACGGCAGGATGCCGCCCACGGACATCGTGTTGATGTACGAGACGAGCCCCGTCAGCTCCTGCGGGTCAAGCGGAACCTGCGAGCCGATGGCCGTGGTCAGCATGACGGCGACCAGAAGGTTCGTCATGGGCAGCACAGACGAGCGCAGCGCCTGCGGAATCACGACGTTCTTCAGCATCTGGCGAAAGCTCAGGCCCAACGAGCGCGCCGCCTCGATCTGCCCCACGCCGATGGTGTTGATGCCGGTCATGAAGTTCTCCGAGCCAAACGACGCCGCCACCAGCACGGTCACCACAATGACGCAGGTCTGCTCGCTCCACACGACGCCCAGGTACGGGAACGCGTAATAGAAGATGATCAGAAGCGATATCGTGGCGACGTTTCGGAAGATCTGCACGTAGAGGTCCCCTACCTTGCGCAAAGGCGAGATGGGGCTCACGCGCGCGATCGTGACAAGAAGCGCCAGAAGCATCGCACCGACGTAGGAAACCACCGTCATCCAGAGCGTCGCCCCGTAGGCCTTGACGTACATCCCCCCATAGAGCGAGAAGAGCTCCTGAATACTCATGTTCACCCCCCGCATTGAAAGCAGAGGCCCCCGTGCGTGCACGGAGGCCCCCTCTTAGCACTGTCTTCAAGATACCCTCACGAGCGCCACGTCCACAAGCCAATATCAGCTTTGGAACAATCACGAAACGTGGGCGAGAAACGCTAGTCCTCGATCGCGGGCGGCTTCGGCGCGGTCTTCTGTCCGATGCGGGTGCCCATGCAGACCTTCCAGAGCTTCTCCCACACGCCTTCGTCCTCGACCTTCTGCAGCCAGGCGTTCACGAACGCGGCGGCGTCGGAGTCCTTCGGCAGGCCGATGCCATAGTTGTCCTTCGGGCCGATGAGCTGCTTCAGCAGGCGGTACTTGCCGGGGTTCGAGATCATGGAGCCCATCTGCATCGTCTGGTCGATGATGTAGGCGTCCACGCGGTGCTGCTCCAGGGCGGCGCGGGCCTCCTCGTCGGTCTTGTACTGCTTCTGGATGGCCTTCGGCGCCTCCTCCTTCACGATGCTCGGGCCGGTGGAGCCGGACTGGACGGCGACCTTCTTGCCGGCGAGGTCGTCGACGGAGTTGATGTCCTTGTTCGTCGCGAGCACCATGATGCCCTGGCGCGCGGTGAAGTACGGACCGGCGAAGTCGATGAGCTTCTTGCGGTCGTCGTTGATGCTGTAGGTCGCGAACACGGCGTCAACCTGGTCGTTCTGCAGGACGGACTCGCGGGTGTCAGAGGTGACCTGCGTCAGGTCGATCTTGGAGGAGTCGCCCAGGATGTAGGCCGCCAGAAGCTGGGACAGGCCGGCGTCGAAGCCGCGGACCTTGTTGTCCTTGTCATCCAGATAGCTGAAGAGCTCGGAGGTCTGCACGCCGCCAACGCGCAGCTTGCCGGCCTTCTTCACCTTGGACGCCCACTTGTTAGCAGAGATGGTGGCGTCGTCGGCCTGCTTGGAGCTCTCCTTGATGAGCTTGTCGTACGCGTCCTTGTCCAGCTTGCCGGAGGTCTTATTGGCGCTGGAGCCGGAGGCGGAGCTGCCGTTATCGGAGCTGCCACCGCACGCGGCAAGACCCATGGTTGCGAAGCCGCCAAGGCCAAGAGCAACCGCCTGGCGCCTGCTGACGACGATCTTGTCAAGGGGATTGGTGATGGACATGTGGGTTCCTTCCTTCGGGGTTACCCGTGGGAGCGGGGCAAGACCCGCCCGACAATGAGACCGGTACTCGCACCGGGCCGTGCCGCACCGGGCCGTGCACTAACACGGTAAATCCTATCGTGTTGCTAGGAAATGTCAACAGAGCCGCGCGCGACGTGCACAAGACGTAACACGACTGCCGCAACCTGCCATTTCAGCATAGCAATGGATTGTTTCTACCCACTTTTCAGCTCAATTTTCCGCATGCGCATTTTCGATAGAGCGCTATTGCCCAAGGCGATTGCCGCGGGGCGAGAAAAGCCGTGATGCACCGCTCGCACTACAATGGCAGGCTGTGGCACATCTTCGATAGAGGGACTCTCACATGCAGGGAACAAATGGCTCGGCCGCGTTCTGCCCAACCGTGATGGCGCAGGTCGTCGTGCTTGTCGTCGTAACGCTCGCATACGCGCTCGCAAGCGCCGCGGTCGCGGCGCACCACGCGGGCGAGAAGGGCGCCCCGGCCGTCCTTGCCCGCATCCGCCCCACGACCCTCCTGTGGGAGCTCCCGTTTCTCGGTGCGCTCGTCTTCCTCTGGGCCTGGTGCGCACGCGGCCTGTACTCCGGCGGCATCGCCTCCCTCCGGGCGAACACCCTCGTCATCCTCATCGCTGGGATCGTCTGCCTCCCCAGGCTGCACCTCTCGTCGATCCTCGCGCGGCGCATCCCCACCCACAGGCAGGCCGCATGCCACACGACCGCGACCATAGTCCTTCTCGCCCTCTGCGAGGAGGCCTCCCGCGCTGCGCTCGAGGTCCCGTGGAACGACGCGTGGCTCGACATCGCGCCGCAGTTCGTGGCGATCGAGGCAACCATCATCGGCCTTGCGCTTCTCGCCCTGTACTTCCTGTTCCAGCGTCGCGGGGCTGGCGTCGCTCTCGGAGTGGGTTTCATGCTCTTCGTCGGCATCGCACAGTACTTCGTGTTCCTGTTCAAGGACGCCAACATTACGCCGGCGGACCTCCAGGCCCTTGGCACCGCGGCGGAGGTCAGCGGCGGCTACGTCTATGTCATCACGCCAGCCGTGGTACAGGCCTTCGCGTTCGCGGCGGCCGGCATCGCGTGCGCCGCGTACCTCATGCCGCCGGCACCGCAGGCGCTGACCCAGGGCGGGCACGTGCCCGCCCATGCGGAGGGCGCGCGTCGCGGCGGCGTCCGAGCATGGCTCGCCCACGCGGCGTCCGTGCCCGCCGTACGACGAGGCGCGCTCGGCCTTGCCTTCGTCGTCGCGCTCGTGCTCTTCGTGACGGTCCCCGGCTACGGAGCTGACTTCGGCGTCAGCCTCAACCACTGGAACTCCCTGTACAGCACGTCCCTGCAGGGCTTCTTCCCCTGCTTCGTGAAGGAGTTCCAGGCGCGCCTCATCCCCGTCCCAGAGGGCTACACGGAAAAGGCCGCGAAGGCGGCCGAGAAGAGCCTGGTCAAGAGGTATCGCAAGACGCTCGGCAGCAGTGCGAGCACCTCGGCCGGAACGGCGCGCAAGGCAGCCGAGAAGCAGTTCGAGGACACGAAGCCGTCCGTCGTGGTCATCATGAACGAGTCGTTCAGCGACCTGTCCGTCTACAAGGCCATCGCGGAAGCCGGCTACGCGGGCCCCAACTACGTGAAGAGTGGCACGACCGACGCCATCCTGCGCGGCGACTCCTACGCCTCGATCTTTGGCGGCGGCACCTGCAACTCGGAGTTCGAGGCGCTCTGCGGCGTGAACCTACACTACCTGGGATCGAACAAGTACCCCTACACGCAGTGGGACTTCACGAACGTCGACTGCATGCCAAGGCAGTTCGAGCGGCTCGGCTACCAGACAACGGCAATCCATCCCAACCTGGGCACGAACTGGGACCGCGAGCGCGTGTACCGCCAGATGGGCTTCGACAAGTTCCTCACGATCGACGACTTCGACGGAGCGGAGACGTACCACAACGGCTACGTGAGCGACCGCGCGACGTACCAGCGCGTGCTCGACGTCCTGGCCTCCAGCAACAAGCCCCAGTTCATCCACGACGTCACCATGCAGAACCACGGACCCTTCACCACCGGCACCATCCCGAGCAAGGACCGCACGAACTTCTCGCCCGCGGGCGCCACCAGCCTGGACAACTCGAAGCTGAACGAGTACCTGGCATGCGCCACGGAGTCCGACCACGCCATCGAGTGGTTTATCGGGGAGCTTCGCAAGCTCGACCGACCCGTGGTCGTGCTGTTCTTTGGCGACCACCAGCCCAAGCCCGCAAGCCCGTACGCGACGATCGGCTACGAGGGAGAGCCTTCCATCACGACCGCGGAGCGCATGTTCCACTCCAGCTACTTCATGTGGGCGAACTACGACGTCGCGGGCGACGAGCAGGCGGGACAGACGCTGGACGAGCCCATTTCCGCACTGGGTGACGAGCTCATGTATCGCATTGGTGCGCCGCTCTCCGCACGACAGAAGGCGTCCCTCGCGTCGCAGCTCGACCTGCCCGTGCTGAGTCTCATTGGCTACAAGGACGCGAGTGGAAAGTGGCACGCCTACGGAGACGACGAGCCCCTGGCGTCCCCTGACTCGACTGAGGGCTCGGACGCCGCCACTCATGCGGACAGTCTCATGGGCTACGTCAACTACCTGGAGTTTGGCAGCATCGTGAACTGAGGGTCCCAGCAGCCACGCCCACGGATACGCTTCACCCCGTCAAACAGCCGTCCGGCGTGCCGCGTTGCACGCTGGCGGCATAGTGTTCTTAACCTTGTTAGCCACTTTGGCGCCCTCGAGGCGGCCATGCGCCAGCTTGACATGCAGTGAGAGGTTCGCGACTACCTGGCATCCCACCCACACGCCGCGGTCGTGAACATGGGCTGCGGCCTTGACCAGACGGGACGCGCCTGCGACAACGGCAGGTGCAAGTTGTACAACGTCGACATGCCGGATGTCATCAACATGCGTGAACAGCTCTTTCCCACGGACTGGCGCGAGACCGACATCAAGAGCAACCTAAACGACCACGCGTGGATGGAACAGGTGGACGGATCGGATGGCGCCGTCTTCTTCGCGGCGGGCGTGTTCCACTACCTCACCACTTGGCAGGCGCGAACGCTTGCATGCGAGCTAGCCCGCCGCTTTCCGGGAAGGCGGCTCGTGTTCAACACGATTGGCAGACTAGGAAAGCTTTTGATGCGCCCGCTGCGACGGGATGTTAGGGATGCGCGTCAACCGCATTGACTTTCCCGGCACGACCGATTCGCGTTCGTCGGCAGCCCCTAGGGAACAGGAAGCGTAACACTGGCAGCGTCGACGGCATTCACGCAAGCCCCGCCATTGCTATGGAAGCCTCCGACGCGGACGTCTTTCAAGCGGACCCGCAAGCCTCATCCGGTTGCCATCCCGCTCGAGCACGCCCTCGTCCACCATACGTCCCATCTCGCGTGAGACGGCACTCCTGTTGCCGCCTATGAACTGGGCCAGTGCCGTCTGGGAGAGGAGAACCGTCACCCAACCGTCGGCATCTGCGGTAAGCCCTCCCAGGTAGACCACGATGCGGTCGCGCAAGCTGTGTTGGCCCAGAATCCTTACCTTCCGATTGAGAAAGACGCTCTGCGTCGAGACAATGCCCAAGAGGTTGCGTAGAAGCACCGCCTCGAGTGCGTCCGGCTGTCCGCCCGTGCCCAGCACACCCACGTCCAGCAGTACCACCTCGGTCGAGCGCAGCGCCACGAGCTCGATGGGGCTCTCGGGAACGCGGGCGCACGCGAACGCGGCACCATACATCTGACCTGCGGTGAAGCGATTCACGTTGATGCGGTCGAACCGCTCGCTGTCGAACGACCCCTCGACCTCGCCGGACATGAGGATTCCCACGTAGCGAAACGGCTCCCCGAAGCCCTGCAGCACCTCCCCCTTGGCAAAGGAGTGGCACCGCGCCCGCATGAGCACGAGCACGTGCGGAAGGTCCTCGCGAGAGACCCCCGCAAAGAGCGGGCTCTTCGCCAACATGTCCATACAGTGCGCGAAGCGCTTGTTCACGCCATCCCTCTGCATAAGCCGCACCCACTTCCGTTGCCATTGCAACATCAACCCTAACACCGCTCACACTCACGCGCAAAGCGATTACGCTCGTCGGCGCAAACGTCACGCCCGCATAACGGCTTTGTCAGCCAAAAAAAGACCACGGCGCCCCACGGACACATTGCCCTAGACTGTGCACGGAAGAACGCAAGACACCGAAAGACATTCGAGAAGGATAGGAACGAGAGAGCATGCAAGACGAAGATGCCGAGAAGGACGAGCCGCGCGAGCAGGAGCCGGACTTCGAGCCCCCATACCACCGTGGCCCCGTCATCATGCGTGGCAAGATGATTCCGAAGGAAAGCACGAACTCCCACCTCCTTGCACCCGACAAGGACACCTCGTGGCTCCACACGGACCCATGGCGCGTACTTCGCATCCAGGCGGAGTTTGTGGACGGCTTCGGCGCGCTCGCGGAGCTGGGGCCCGCGGTCTCGATGTTTGGCTCCGCCCGCACGAGCGAGAACAGCCCGTACTACAAGGCTGCGCGCGAATGTGCGCAGGAGGTGGCCAGGCATGGCATTGCCGTGATCACCGGAGGAGGCCCCGGGATCATGGAGGCCGCAAACCGTGGGGCGGCGGAAGTGGGCGGAACCTCCGTAGGGCTCGGCATCGAGCTCCCCCACGAGCAGAGCCTCAACAACTGGATCAACCTGGGCATGAACTTCCGCTACTTCTTCGTACGCAAGACCATGTTCATGAAGTACTCCCAGGGCACGGTCATATTCCCCGGGGGCTTTGGGACGCTGGACGAGGCGTTCGAGGGCCTGACGCTCGTTCAGACCGGAAAGTCCCCGCGCATTCCACTCGTACTGTTCGGCACCAGCTATTGGCAGGGCCTCTTCGACTGGATTCGTGGGTCCATGCTCGCCGAGGGCAACATCTCGCCCAAGGACGTCGACCTCTTCACGCTGACGGATGATCCCAAGGAGGCGGCGGACATCGCCATGAGCCAGATCCTGAACGGATAGGCAAGACATCCCGAGAGCCGGGACCGCATCGCCATCGTCAGGGATGCGGTCCCACGTCGCTACCCCATCTTCGCCCCCTCGAGCGCAAGGAGCCTGGCCTTCACCTCGACGCCGCCGGCAAACCCCGTCAGGCTCCCTCCTGCGCCAATCACCCGGTGGCACGGCACTATCACGCAGATGGGGTTGTGTCCAACAGCCCCTCCCACGGCACGTGCGGACGTACGCCTTCCCGTCTGGGACTCGACCCTCTCCGCAAGCTCTCCGTACGTCACGGTCCGTCCATAGGGAATCTGGAGCAGCTGCCCCCACACCACCATCCTGAAGGGCGTCCCCACAAGCCCGAGCGGCAGCTCGCCAGGATCGGGCCTCTCCCCCGCGAAGTACCCTCGCAGCCAGCGGCGGGCAATGTCGAACACGGGCAGGTCGTCCTTGCGGACGTACGCCTCGGCAACATCCGCATCCCAGTTCCTGTCATGCTCGAACCAGCAGTGCGAGATCCGCTCCCCGTCGCTCGCGAGCGTCAGGTTGCCTATCACGCCCGTCTCGAACGTCGTCACATACGTCGTACCCGTACCAGTCCCAGCAACCTTCCGGGGGGCAGAGCCCCCCTTCCGCACGGTCTTCCGGGCCGCACCGCCGTTCTTCTCGCCCGCCTTGCGCGCGGGCCTTGTCTTTTGCGCAAGGTCGCAAAGCTCCGGAAGCGCGCCTCCGGCCACCTCCCACAAATACAGGCTCGCGACGCTGCAGTACGGGCTGAACCGACGGCGATACCTCTCGAACAGCTTCCGCGTGATCTTACGGTGGTGATAGAGCATGCGCAGGCCGCGCTGGATGGCAAGGTCGTCGAACGCGAACACGTCCGGACGGTTCAGGCAGAAGGTCAGGATCATCTCTGCCGTCCACCTGCCCACGCCGCGAAGCGACGCAAGCGCCTCTATGGCCTCGTCGTCACCCATGCGCTCCACCGCCGCGATGTCGAACGAGCCATCCTGAACGCGCAGGGCGAAGTCGCGGATGTAGCCCGCCTTGCCGTATGTCATCCCAAACGCCTGCAGCTCCTCGACGCTCGCGGCCGCAACGTGCGCCGCATCCACCGTTCCAAGGCCGTCGCGCATGCGTGCCCACACCGTCGCCTGCGCGCGCGTCGAGATCTGCTGCCCCACGATGCTGTGGACTACCGCCTGGAAGAGGTCGTCGTCGCGCACGCGCCACACGTGCCCGATCCTGGCGATGGCGTCCGCCATGCGCGGGTCGCGCGCGGACAGGTATGCCACGGCATCGTCGCCGTACTCGACGTACCTGACCTCGCCTTGCACCAGCCTGTCATCCGCTTGCGTCATGGCCATCGCCACCCTCGTGGGCCTCGAGCGTTTGGTCAGACCAGCATACACCGCCCAGGTGAGAAGAACAAGTGTTCTGTTTCGTTTTTTACTCTCGCTCGGTTACGACGACATGGACGTAGGCACCGCCCTTGCCCTGGGCCTCGCAGATCGTCGCGTCGTACTCGTACGCGTCTTGGGCCATGTCCCCTCCAGACCGCTCTCAACACAGGGTGGCGTCTCTCCCGCAAGTTGCCTCGCGGAAGAACTCCGCCGCCGAGAGCCCCTTCGAGCGGAAGCATCGGCAGTTTAGCGCCTGCCCAACCCCAAGGAAAACCGTTCCCGCCAATCTCTTGGCGCGACCTAGCCCTCAGGCCAGCTGACGATGAGCTCCATCTGCCCTTCGAACTCGAGGTCGCCGGAACCCGCCGGCGCCACGAAGTGCGACCCCAGCGCGAGCTCCCAGCTGCCGGCGCCAGACGTAACCTTGCCGCCCGTGCCATGCACCACGGAGACGCACATGAAGTCGTGCGTCTGAGGCACTCTCGCGGGCGAGCCCGGCACCACGCGCACGCGTTCCACCTCGAAGTTGGGACACGTGCCCAGGACGGTGACGCCGTCCTTCTCGGGCGCTGCGACATCGCCGCTCTTGGGAAGCGGCAGGTCGAAGTCCACCACGTCGAGCGTCTGCGGAATGTGCAGCTCGCGGCGGGTGCCGTCCGCCTGCACGCGGTCGTAGTCGTACACGCGGTACGTCACGTCGCTGGACTGCTGGGTCTCGAGCACGACGGTGCCTGCCTGTATGGCGTGGATGGTGCCGGGCTCGATCATGAAGAAGTCGCCGGGCTTGATGGGCACGCTGTAGAGAAGGTCGTCCCACCTTCCCTCCCGCACCATGCGGACAAACTGCTCGCGGTCCTTCGCGCGCTGGCCCACGACGATGGACGCGCCCGGCTTGCAGTCGAGCACGTACCAGCACTCGCGCTTGCCCAGGCTGCCGTTCTCGTGCTTGGCCGCGTACGCGTCGTCCGGGTGCACCTGCACGGAGAGGTTCTGGCGCGCGTCCAGGATCTTGATGAGCAGCGGGAAGCGGTCACCCTTCGCGTCGCCAAAGAGCTCGTGCTCGTGCTCCCAGAGCCAGCTGAGCGACTTGCCATCAAAGCTACCGCCCTCGATCGTACAGTCGCCATTGGGATGCGCGCTGATGGCCCAGCACTCGCCCACGTCGCCGTCGGGGATGTCGTAGCCGTATTCGTCGTGTAGGTAGCGGCCGCCCCAGATCTTGTTGTGGAACACGGGCTTCGGGAACAGCAGCTCCTGCGGCTTCGTGCCAGCGCTCTTCTCCATGTGCACGTCCTTCTTCCTCCGACGTTGGAAGGCGCGGGCGCCGGCTCTTGCCTGGCGTCCGCGCCGGTGATACGTTCGCGCCTCTAAGATGACACGATGACAGGCTCTACTTCCGAGCGGCCGCCAGCTTTTGGTAAACGTCCACAAGGTCCTCGGCCATGACGCGGCTGGCCTCGGCGTTACGGTCGGCGATCCTTGTCGGTTCTTCCAAGCTCGTCGCGTACGGCCTTGCGCACGACGAAGTACACGGCGACCAGCAGAAGCACGGCAGGCATCGCCAGCTCCAGCATCATGGCCAGAATCGACATGCCAAGCTCCGGCAGTCCCATTCCAAAAATCATGGTTCCTCCCATCGTCGCATCCAAGCGTATGGACCGCATGGCCTCGCCACGCGGAATCCCCCTATGCCAGCGGTGGCATCTGACGCGGCAGTCCGCCCTCGTAGGCGATCTGCTCCGGCGGCGCAACCAGGGGCCTTACGTAGCGCACGAACTCCGGGGTGACACCCATGCCGTCCGCGGCGATCCATTCGCGCGGGACGGGCTTCACCTTGTTCGCCACGTCCGCCACGCCCACGGTGCGAAGCTCCGCGCGATATGGGTCGTCCGAGGTGCGCTCGACCGCGCACATGACGCCCGTCTGGCCGTCCAGCGCCGCAAGCGCGCCCAGGTGGCCGAGGGCGAAGGCCTCGTCCAGGTCCGTCGAGCTCGCGCAGTGGCTGGCGCAGCGCTGGAAGGTGGAGATCTCCACGGCGCGCGTCTTGCAGCCAAGGCGCTCCTTCGCAAGCGCGGCCAGGTAGCGGCTTGCCCCGGAGAGCTGCGCCAGGTGACCGAACTCGTCGGTGCCCGTGCCCGCGGCGACGGTGCGCTCCGCGATGAGGCGGCCCGAGGCGTCGCGCACGCCCTCAGACGTCGCGACCATGACGGTGTTCTTCTCGGCGAGAAGTGCCTCGACCTTTGCCATAAGCGTGTCCTCGTCCAGAGGCACCTCGGGCAGCAGCACCACGTCGGGACTGGCGAGGCAGGCGGAGCCCGCGAGCCAACCGGCGTCGCGGCCCATGATCTCGACGAAGGTCACGCTCTTGAGGTCGTAGACGTCCGCGTCGCGCGCGACCTCCGCGACGGCCGTCGCCACGAAGCGGGCCGCGCTTCCGTAGCCGGGCGTGTGGTCCGTGCCGACGAGGTCGTTGTCGATGGTCTTGGGAACGCCGACGAAGCGGACGTCGCTTCCCACCTGCGCACCGTAGCGCGCGAGCTTTGCGATGGTGTCCATGGAGTCGTTTCCGCCGATGTAGAGCACGGCGGAGACGCCCGCCGCGTCGATGCGCTCGAGCGCGCGTGCGAAGAACTCCGGGTCGGCCTCGGGCTCCGGCAGCTTGAAGCGGCAGCTGCCGAGCCAGCTGGCGGGGGTATCGCGCAGGAGCGAAAGCGCGTCGTCGTCCGGGACCGCCTGGTCCAGGTCCACCGTGCGCCCGTCGAGGAAGCCCTGGATCCCGTAGCGCATGCCGATGGCATGGGCGCCCTTCTCCCGTGCGCCGGCGATGACCCCGGCGAGACTGGCGTTGATGGCGGAGGTGGGGCCGCCCGACTGTCCAACAAGAATGCGCTTTGCCTGGGACATGGTCCTCCTATCTTCGTGGTTGGAACGAGTATAGCGCGCCGGCGCCGCGGCCCCGCGCGTTGCGGCGGTCTGGCTTGGACGCGCGACCGCAAGTGGGTACAAGGCAGGTAGGTGACAACGGCCGCCGTCGCGGCGGCGAGTGAGGAGGAGCCATGCTCAAGGAACTGAAGGTCGGACCCTACCTGGCACCGATGCCGGTGCTGATGATCGCAACGTACAACGACGACGGCAGCGTCGACGTCATGAACATGGCGTGGGGCGGCATCTGCGACACGGACAAGGTGGCGCTCAACATTGGCGCGCGGCACAAGACATCCAAGAACATCGCGGCCCGCAAGGCGTTCACGATCTCCGTGGCCGACGAGGCGCACCTGCGCGAGGCGGACTACTTTGGCATCGCCTCGGGCAACGCCGTGGCGGATAAGTTCGAGCGCAGCGGGCTCACGGCGACGAAGAGCTCCCGCGTGGACGCGCCCGTGATAGAGGAGTTCCCGATGACGCTGGAGTGCGAGGTCGTCGAGGATGACGAGGCCGTGAGCGGGCATCGCGTGGTCGGGAAGATCGTTGGCGTGCTGGCTGACGACTCCGTGCTGGACGCCGACGGCAAGCCCGACATCGCCAAGCTGCGCCCCCTGACGTTCGACACGTTCCACAACGGCTACTACGCGCTGGGCGAGAAGGTCGGCCAGGCGTGGAGCGATGGCAAGGGCCTGGGCGAGTAGGCACGCGGACGGGCCGGCAAGGACGTTGGAATCGGCAGTGGCCATCCGGGGCCGGCCCGCCCGTGCCCGGCGCTACGCGATCGAGGCCCCCAGCTCGCGTGCCTGGGGAACGTCGGTGACGGCCGACGCGTCCAGGTCGTCCGTGTGGAGCAGCACGGCAGAGCCCAGGTTTCGCCAGCCCATGCGCAGCATGAGGTAGTCGAAGTGCGCCAGCAGCTGCGCGGGGTGCGCGCCGCCGGCCGCAACCAGGAGCGCCCCCGAGCGGCCGTTGCCATGAAGCTCGTCCGGCTGGCACTCCGCAAGGGCCCACAGCCGGTCGAACGCGTTCTTCAGCAGCCCGCTGTACGACCAGAAGAAGAGCGGCGTCGCAAGCACCACCACGTCGCACGCGCGATACGCCGCGTAGATGGTCGCCATGTCATCGCGCTGCGTGCAGGGATGGGCCGGGTCCGCACCGCCGTGCAGGCAGCCCACGCAGCAGTGTATGTCGAGCGTGCGCAGGTCAAGCACCTGCACCGTGTTGCCCGCCTGCCGCGCGCCCTGCGCAAACGAGCGGATCATGGCCGCGGTGAAGCCCCTTGCGCGGGACGAGCCGTTCAGCACGAGGATGCTTGCCATGGGGTTCCTCCTTTTTCCACAGATGGGCTACAGCAGGAGCGCAAGCAGGAGCGCCGCCTGGCCCACGGTGTTCACGACCTCCTCGGCCCAGTTGTCGCGCGCAACGTCCTGACGGTTGTGGGCGGCCATGTAGCTCATGGCGACCATGCAGCCAGCCCATCCCGCGAGCGCCACCACGGCCGGCGGCCGCACCAGCGAGGCGAGCACGCCCGCAAGCGCGTCCAGGCGCATGACGGCACCGGCAGCCATCAGGGCAAAGCCCAGCGGCATGACGTAGCGCATCTGTCACGCGAGGAAGGGGACGTCGCGGCGGGCAAGCGCCAGCAGCGCCTTCCAGGCAACCTTGCCGGCGCCGCCCGCGAACGCCACAACCGAGCCCACCACGAAGAGCGGGCTCGCGATGCGCCGGCCAAGCACGATGGAGCTGAGGCAGAACAGCACGACCGGCACGGCGTCGAGCGCCGCGAGCGCGGCCGTGAAGCCCTCCGGAACGGCGTCAGGCCTCATGTCCCGCTCTTCTCGCCCGCGCAGGTCGGCGCCCTGCGATGCGGCCGCCACGGCTACGCCTGCTCCAGCGCCTGGGCAAGGTCGTCCAGGATGTCCTGCGTGCCCTCGAGCCCGCAGGAAAGCCGCACCATGGACGGGCTGATGCCGGCGGCGACAAGCTCCTCGTCCGTCATCTGGCGGTGGGTGGAGCTCGCCGGGTGCAGGCAGCACGTGCGGGAGTCCGCCACGTGGGTCTCGATGGTGCACAGCCTGAGCGCGCTCATGAAGCGCTCGGCCGCCGCGCGCCCGCCGGCCACGTCAAACGAGACCACGCCGCAGGTGCCGTGCGGCATGTACTTCTGCGCGAGCCCGTGGTAGCGGTCGCCCGGAAGCCCGGGGTAGCGGACGGACGCGATCTTGGGATGCGCGCTCAGGAACTCCGCCGCGGCCTGCCCGTTTCTGCAGTGCTGCGGCATGCGCACGTGCAGGCTCTCGAGGCCGATGTTCAGCAGGTAGGCGTTCTGCGGGCTCTGTATGGAGCCAAAGTCGCGCATGAGCTGCGACGTCGCCTTGGTGATGAACGCGCCCGCGTTGCCAAAGCGCTTGGCGTACACGATGCCGTGGTACGACTCGTCCGGCTGCGTGAGGCCCGGGAACTTGTCCGCGTGCGCCATCCAGTCGAAGTTGCCGGAGTCCACGATCGCGCCGCCG
This sequence is a window from Parafannyhessea umbonata. Protein-coding genes within it:
- a CDS encoding amino acid ABC transporter permease; its protein translation is MSIQELFSLYGGMYVKAYGATLWMTVVSYVGAMLLALLVTIARVSPISPLRKVGDLYVQIFRNVATISLLIIFYYAFPYLGVVWSEQTCVIVVTVLVAASFGSENFMTGINTIGVGQIEAARSLGLSFRQMLKNVVIPQALRSSVLPMTNLLVAVMLTTAIGSQVPLDPQELTGLVSYINTMSVGGILPFAVSAVLYAGTAFLIGLAGNAIDKRVRILR
- a CDS encoding transporter substrate-binding domain-containing protein → MSITNPLDKIVVSRRQAVALGLGGFATMGLAACGGSSDNGSSASGSSANKTSGKLDKDAYDKLIKESSKQADDATISANKWASKVKKAGKLRVGGVQTSELFSYLDDKDNKVRGFDAGLSQLLAAYILGDSSKIDLTQVTSDTRESVLQNDQVDAVFATYSINDDRKKLIDFAGPYFTARQGIMVLATNKDINSVDDLAGKKVAVQSGSTGPSIVKEEAPKAIQKQYKTDEEARAALEQHRVDAYIIDQTMQMGSMISNPGKYRLLKQLIGPKDNYGIGLPKDSDAAAFVNAWLQKVEDEGVWEKLWKVCMGTRIGQKTAPKPPAIED
- a CDS encoding LTA synthase family protein; the protein is MQGTNGSAAFCPTVMAQVVVLVVVTLAYALASAAVAAHHAGEKGAPAVLARIRPTTLLWELPFLGALVFLWAWCARGLYSGGIASLRANTLVILIAGIVCLPRLHLSSILARRIPTHRQAACHTTATIVLLALCEEASRAALEVPWNDAWLDIAPQFVAIEATIIGLALLALYFLFQRRGAGVALGVGFMLFVGIAQYFVFLFKDANITPADLQALGTAAEVSGGYVYVITPAVVQAFAFAAAGIACAAYLMPPAPQALTQGGHVPAHAEGARRGGVRAWLAHAASVPAVRRGALGLAFVVALVLFVTVPGYGADFGVSLNHWNSLYSTSLQGFFPCFVKEFQARLIPVPEGYTEKAAKAAEKSLVKRYRKTLGSSASTSAGTARKAAEKQFEDTKPSVVVIMNESFSDLSVYKAIAEAGYAGPNYVKSGTTDAILRGDSYASIFGGGTCNSEFEALCGVNLHYLGSNKYPYTQWDFTNVDCMPRQFERLGYQTTAIHPNLGTNWDRERVYRQMGFDKFLTIDDFDGAETYHNGYVSDRATYQRVLDVLASSNKPQFIHDVTMQNHGPFTTGTIPSKDRTNFSPAGATSLDNSKLNEYLACATESDHAIEWFIGELRKLDRPVVVLFFGDHQPKPASPYATIGYEGEPSITTAERMFHSSYFMWANYDVAGDEQAGQTLDEPISALGDELMYRIGAPLSARQKASLASQLDLPVLSLIGYKDASGKWHAYGDDEPLASPDSTEGSDAATHADSLMGYVNYLEFGSIVN
- a CDS encoding Crp/Fnr family transcriptional regulator; the protein is MQRDGVNKRFAHCMDMLAKSPLFAGVSREDLPHVLVLMRARCHSFAKGEVLQGFGEPFRYVGILMSGEVEGSFDSERFDRINVNRFTAGQMYGAAFACARVPESPIELVALRSTEVVLLDVGVLGTGGQPDALEAVLLRNLLGIVSTQSVFLNRKVRILGQHSLRDRIVVYLGGLTADADGWVTVLLSQTALAQFIGGNRSAVSREMGRMVDEGVLERDGNRMRLAGPLERRPRRRLP
- a CDS encoding TIGR00730 family Rossman fold protein translates to MQDEDAEKDEPREQEPDFEPPYHRGPVIMRGKMIPKESTNSHLLAPDKDTSWLHTDPWRVLRIQAEFVDGFGALAELGPAVSMFGSARTSENSPYYKAARECAQEVARHGIAVITGGGPGIMEAANRGAAEVGGTSVGLGIELPHEQSLNNWINLGMNFRYFFVRKTMFMKYSQGTVIFPGGFGTLDEAFEGLTLVQTGKSPRIPLVLFGTSYWQGLFDWIRGSMLAEGNISPKDVDLFTLTDDPKEAADIAMSQILNG